aaatgcaaactaaattttttacatctatttttcttaaatatagggtaaatattatagttactaaaatatattacagattCCCGCCACCAAATTCAAGGTCAATGCGACCACAATTTCATTCTCGCTCAGAAAAATCTGATCGATCTGAATACCCAGAATGGAATAGATCCAGACGCAGTAGTGGATATCACAGATCACATCAACATGTTGATCGACCGATTATACCAATGCTACCACAAGGAAGGCATAATAATGATAATCACAAAAGCACATTCAAAGAAACTTCATCCTTTTATAAAGATATACGTGTTGATAATTTTCATGTAAATAGTATGGGGGATGTGGATCATCGTCAAATTCCCCAAATGAGGGATGCCTTTGTTCAACCAGTAACAACTTCCTGGCCAACAGAAGGTACTTTGCAGCAAGCCTGTAATAAAAATCAAGTGACAGAATCTGGTGAAGGTTCCAAACTTTCTGCAGAGTACACAGGCCATCGTCCACCTGCATCTGACCACTATGGCAGCAACCctactaattttttttcagcTATCGATAACTCCCACACATTTAGTCGGTCAGTTGTTGATACTGTTGATTTAATTAGAAAAAGATTGCTGAATCGTAATGAACAACCACATTCATCTGAAAACTTTGACAATAACGAAAACAGTGGAAATGTTCAGACCAAACAAAGACAAAGAGAAAAATCATATACTTTAATAAGCAACCAACAAGACCCTCCAATTAAAAAGAAGTATCAAAGGCAGAAGACAAGTGATAAATCAAACTgtgcaaaaattaaaaataaaattgttcatcAACTATTTAAGATGGACAAAGGAAAAATTCATAAACTGATGGACAATCCAAACTCTTCAACAAAATTTGAATATGCAATCAGCAGTCTTATAACCGAGTCTCAGAATAGTTTTAACAGGCACTTAAGGTCTGCTGCAGAAAAATCTCTTTGTAGTTCAGGTGCTGAATTTAtgcaaaatgataataatacaatatatgagGACACGTTTATGAAACAGATGCAATGTATTCTAGATCCCCAAGACACTGTACTACTTGAAGATATTAAGCCAATTGTTTTGGCTGAACTCAGTAAAGTTTTGGAAATAGATGAATATGGACAAAACTATGATGTTGTTGAAGACGATAATACATATTCTCAACAAAACGAACAGCACTTTTTTAACACATATCGTAATAATGAATTTTCTCATGAGAACTATGATCATGATAAAGATAATGATCTTAATAATATACCAAATGTTGATAATATAAAGCCTGAAAACATTGACAACTGTAATGACAATAATTACAAAGCTTATGGAGATAATAAAGTTCAATATACAGACTCTAAAAAACTTTTTGAGAGACAATCAAGAAGGAAAAGTTATAGTGGAAATGAAGAGGGCTCTTTAAACTCAGACAATTATTTCTATAATCAATCTGTATCGGATAAATCTGCTGATGAAGATATCAGGCCTGAAGCACAACTTTTTGGTACAAGCTCTGATCATATTTCTGAAGATGATGATCCATTTGCTGAATTTGATAAACAATATCATGTTGCTGTAGATCATGATTTTATAGAACAAGATGATTTGTCAAATCCTACAAATGCCAGAAACTCGTGCAAtgcaaatttaataacaattaaaacggAAATCGAATCTAAAACACAGGAAAAAGATTTAGATTACTTAACAGAGGGAGTAAGCAATCAGTTGCGGGATATGTTTAAGTTCacacatacaataaataaaacctgtGAGTCTCAAGAATTAAGAGAAAGtgacaattttcaatataaacaagaaaatttaaataataatgtatgtacaCAGAAAAGTAACATACTGGTTAGTTGTGCAAAGGAAAGTAATAATGAAAAACCTAAGCATGACTCAAAAGAAATGACTaaagaaaatgaaaacataGATCATCCTACCCCTGTATTAAAGTCTGCAATGGCATCTAATTCTCGCAAAAGATCAATAGATCAAAGACCATCACATCGTAAAGAAAAACGAAAGAAAGTTGAATCATGCCAATCAGAATCGAAtaagcaaattttaaataaaaatattataataaatgtgaacGATTGTGCTTCAAAGACATCAGATAATTGtgaaacttcaaaatcaatatttaatttatttttttcaaaagaagATAATAAAACTACAACGAAAGAAAACAAGAAAGTCGGCTCGAATGATAAAAACTACACTGAAAAACATGTCAAGAGAAAAGAAACGCCAAAAAAAGCAACTGAAAGGGATGCCAAAGTCAGAAAGGACTCAACATCAAGTCAAGTAACAAGTCCAAATGAAAACAACTCCATTAATATCAGTCCAGTTCTAAACAAGCCCGAGGCAAAAACAACACTAAAGACCATAGATATGTTTACTGAGCAGCCACGGAAAGTTAATGTTCATCACGCTCATAGAAATACTGCTCATACTCCAGTTGTGCCTAAAATTCACACTGAAAATTGTACTAAAACAAAGGTCCCTATTGCTCACCAAGTAATTAAGAAACATGTTGCAGTACAGGCTATTAAGAAACTTAATGCAAAAGAAACtcaaacagatataaaaaaatttgctGTTAAAGCAATACAAACTGATTTTATAGTTCCTGAGAGATTAGGAATTAGAGCAACTGATGCTTTTGAAAGAATGAAAGAAATTGATTTAGAGATACAAGTTTTGCTAcaagaaaaatttaaactatataattcAATTGAAACCAAAGATTCTGGTACAAAATCTTTGCAAACATTAGGTATGACAGTATTAAACGTAGACCACTTTGATGGTGAAGAAATTATTACAACAGATGAAGTTTTAACTGAAGATGCAATTGTAGACGATTTCACAAATATACCTGTTGAAGAACTTGAACAATTAGCACTAGAGACCGTGCAAGAAAATCAAATTGATACTCCAAAAGTTGAAAGAAGGAATAGACGTCGTAAAATCTCTTACCAAGATTCTATCCACTCAGAGAGTCCAACAACAGTtggtaaaagaaaaaataaaaaagccaaATCACCAAACATATCTCTGATAGAACAAATTATTACAGATGATAGACCCCTCGAAGACATCATATCTTTAGACGATCTAGAAGTTCCTCAAACAGCTAAAAGTAAGACACATAAAACAAGGCAAACAGCAAAGACGAAAAAGTTTGGAAGGCCTAAAATAGTAAAGTCTAACGCACCAAAAATTGAAATGAAGGAATGTTCTGTAGTTTTAGTAAGAACGGATTTAAGTCAGTACCTTAAACTAGCAGAACAGTCAGAACCTGAAAAGCCTTATGAGATTATCACCGAAGACTTATTTGAAGAGATAGATCAAAGAGAAATAGTTCAACTTGAAGATAATATTGTTGATGAATCGGTTGTAAATCATATACAGATCGATATGTTAGATGTATCTGAAGATATAGTTGTCGGTGATGATTGTGAAGTAAAATGTATAGACGATAAAGaaatagttgaaaatatatCAGTGCCAATCAGCGAAGAAATCATATTAGACAATAGTCAATCATCAATGGAGGAAGTCACAACACCTGCTATGTGTCAAGGAGGCGAATGCAAAATGTATGATTATTCAGCTGACGAGAATCTGCGTCGTGACTCCGTCGTCGTAACAGGCAATGGCGATGCTGTTCTTGCAATTGAGGTAGGTCTTTTGATAGTTATAATATCATGGTATACGAAAAGCTAAACCTGGTCTGTACCTTTAGCACAAGCACCTTAATGATtccattactatttattataacaagtaaacattaatataagtattataaatgcaattttaACACAACCATCTGTTAAGATGCGTTCTATTTCACTAACCTTGCAGTAAATAGTTGaattgaaatgattttatttacagtGTGTTGAGAACAATTTCTTAGCTGCATGTCTGGATGGTAATGTTTACTATTTCAACCACGAGGGGCAACTTATAACGACATTGCGAGGGTCGAACCTTGCAGTGACGTGCTTAACCATTGTTAAGGAGAAATATGGAACCACAGTGTATACAGGTTCCTTGGATTCCAGGATACGTTATTACGATCTTGAGGTACAGTCagcaattgcattttttttttctaatttaaattttatttaagaagacatattatttcataaaatatgttctatattagataattaaaaGCGAGGAATCAAACTTCTTTGCTTTTCATAAAGAACACGGAGAGTTTATAATTCCGCATACTAGAAGAGCCCTTCTCTCGTCAACCAAAGAAATATATCAAGTAGAAATTTCTCTTCGGTACCATCGAAATTGGAAACCCATTAAAAGTATTTACGTTTTGAGGCTATGACGTCACGCCAAGCCCAAAAAGGGTACATCGTCCTAAGAATTTTAATGTCTTAATTAGCCGGAAAGAtgttgaaacaaatataaattgtttgagATTGTGGTAAAAAGGATTTCCACACTCACTGATGTCACGTTTATGACTGAGAGAATCCATATaagaagaatttaaataaacaaagttttaaTACTTTTGCAACACAAAACTCCGGTTCACAGAACAAATGTTTCGATGGTGATTACTCCGTAGCGACTTTAAGTTTAAAAAGGATGAAAACtttcatcataataaaaatggAGGTTATTTCGACCCATTTTAAAGGAAAAAACCAAAAATATGTTTCGAAGGggatataaattgaatttcttGATTAACTAAATGTGGTGAGATCAGCTCAGCAGGTGACATTAAAAAGGAAGCcggtttcattattttattccattatcCGGTTTTTTTGTCCTCTGCTCCACGAAAATCcacgttttgttttgttttattgtggTCGTGCACTTTTAACTCCATGAATAAActgttaaatgaatatttttagttaaaaagttGATTCTTGATTAAaggcatttcttttttttttcagactGGTATAGAAAAAGGCCCTGAATGCAATGTCTTAAGCCCAATCCAAACAATGGATCGGGCATGGGACACTGTGTTCGTTGGTACAAGGACTGGTTTTGTGCTACAATTTGAGTGCAAAGTAAGTATTGTTCCTCGatgcttatatttttagtatcaaAATGTAATGAACATGTAAACGTAACGtaaaacgtaacagcctgtgaatgtcccactgctgggctaaaggcctcctctcctctttttgaagaaaTGAATGAAAGAAATGAACATGTGTATAgctgttattaaaataaccaaTCGATTTCATCACAAACAAAAATGATTTAAGTAATAACGACttttaaatacacttataaaacaactatacaaGACCAGGGGTGGATTTAATACTCTGGTTGCCCTAGGCCGGTGGATGTTTGTCGCTTTTCTActagttgatttttttaataatcgtacTCCTATATATGGGTAAAATTTTATGCaacatactatatattatatattatacatattttagttttcatATGTTGTTTATGTTTGTTGTGTGGTTTCACAGAGGACGTGacttctaaaaaaatatgtcaccaAGTTTTGCCGCCATATAGAGAAATATCTCCCTGTACTAGAATCTAGAactatatgttaatattatatggtgaacctattttgttatatttttttcatataaataaatacgcgaGTCGTGATATCCAGGTATTTAGAAGTTgagaatctaaaccgatgattACGAGTTCGAATCCAGGAAAGttacactgaatttttatgtgcttaattcgtgttgataattcattttgtgctcagcggtgaaggaaaacatcgagaggaaacctgcgagttggtggatgaaaatctacctattcctcaaaaagaagaggagtCCTTTGTTGGgcaatgggacattaaaaggccgttactttacttttccATATATAACGCAAATAGCAAATACGCGTTTTTTCGTTCACTCATCTATTTTTAGATACATCAAAGGAGTAAATGAGTTGTTTGTGGCTCTCTGAggtcttcttttttataatatagataccggcagatattatatatttatttcttaacttaTTGCTGTTTTAATTTCAGAACAACATGCTTATACCAGTTAGCTCGGTAAAGTTCTCCGACCAATCAATCTTGGCCTTACGAGCAATGAAGGAAGGTCCTCGTAAGGTACTCCTAGTGGCAGCAAGGTCGGAGAATGTAACAATAAAGGATGCACAGACCGGCTTGCTGCTGAGGACACTTGATGGCCCCAAAATG
The Nymphalis io chromosome 19, ilAglIoxx1.1, whole genome shotgun sequence DNA segment above includes these coding regions:
- the LOC126775930 gene encoding repetitive organellar protein encodes the protein MRRGHNSIGGWRNENPRHYRPRNDGNPHFRSSRSYGLLDPPRFPPPNSRSMRPQFHSRSEKSDRSEYPEWNRSRRSSGYHRSHQHVDRPIIPMLPQGRHNNDNHKSTFKETSSFYKDIRVDNFHVNSMGDVDHRQIPQMRDAFVQPVTTSWPTEGTLQQACNKNQVTESGEGSKLSAEYTGHRPPASDHYGSNPTNFFSAIDNSHTFSRSVVDTVDLIRKRLLNRNEQPHSSENFDNNENSGNVQTKQRQREKSYTLISNQQDPPIKKKYQRQKTSDKSNCAKIKNKIVHQLFKMDKGKIHKLMDNPNSSTKFEYAISSLITESQNSFNRHLRSAAEKSLCSSGAEFMQNDNNTIYEDTFMKQMQCILDPQDTVLLEDIKPIVLAELSKVLEIDEYGQNYDVVEDDNTYSQQNEQHFFNTYRNNEFSHENYDHDKDNDLNNIPNVDNIKPENIDNCNDNNYKAYGDNKVQYTDSKKLFERQSRRKSYSGNEEGSLNSDNYFYNQSVSDKSADEDIRPEAQLFGTSSDHISEDDDPFAEFDKQYHVAVDHDFIEQDDLSNPTNARNSCNANLITIKTEIESKTQEKDLDYLTEGVSNQLRDMFKFTHTINKTCESQELRESDNFQYKQENLNNNVCTQKSNILVSCAKESNNEKPKHDSKEMTKENENIDHPTPVLKSAMASNSRKRSIDQRPSHRKEKRKKVESCQSESNKQILNKNIIINVNDCASKTSDNCETSKSIFNLFFSKEDNKTTTKENKKVGSNDKNYTEKHVKRKETPKKATERDAKVRKDSTSSQVTSPNENNSINISPVLNKPEAKTTLKTIDMFTEQPRKVNVHHAHRNTAHTPVVPKIHTENCTKTKVPIAHQVIKKHVAVQAIKKLNAKETQTDIKKFAVKAIQTDFIVPERLGIRATDAFERMKEIDLEIQVLLQEKFKLYNSIETKDSGTKSLQTLGMTVLNVDHFDGEEIITTDEVLTEDAIVDDFTNIPVEELEQLALETVQENQIDTPKVERRNRRRKISYQDSIHSESPTTVGKRKNKKAKSPNISLIEQIITDDRPLEDIISLDDLEVPQTAKSKTHKTRQTAKTKKFGRPKIVKSNAPKIEMKECSVVLVRTDLSQYLKLAEQSEPEKPYEIITEDLFEEIDQREIVQLEDNIVDESVVNHIQIDMLDVSEDIVVGDDCEVKCIDDKEIVENISVPISEEIILDNSQSSMEEVTTPAMCQGGECKMYDYSADENLRRDSVVVTGNGDAVLAIECVENNFLAACLDGNVYYFNHEGQLITTLRGSNLAVTCLTIVKEKYGTTVYTGSLDSRIRYYDLETGIEKGPECNVLSPIQTMDRAWDTVFVGTRTGFVLQFECKNNMLIPVSSVKFSDQSILALRAMKEGPRKVLLVAARSENVTIKDAQTGLLLRTLDGPKMTVYSLLYEDGKVYSGTSSHQIHVFDYTSGSHVGTHEGGKGAVCLRATGGLLFAGCYDGCVYVYREGEGQPFAQIRGPSLMLLSLAVVGSKIIAGYKDRSLYIWKIPLCILQEMIL